In Poecilia reticulata strain Guanapo unplaced genomic scaffold, Guppy_female_1.0+MT scaffold_155, whole genome shotgun sequence, the genomic stretch GAAGTAACATGGCTTCAAGATTTAGTTTaagttatttacaaaaatgtccaGATAtctagcattaaaaaaaaattatttttcagccccattgttctttaattttaaactttcaaGAAGGAATATCAAAGAAACATCCATCATCAAGGTTTTCTTGGcatctttccattttaaaaattgcactTTGTATTTTCAGTCCAGAAACAGAAGCGCTGCCTGACCCCAACCCAAAAAACGTCAATGTTTTGAGTGGACCGTTCCTTTAAGTGCWTTAYGAGGCAGATGGAGGAATCTGCAGATGATGAGCATCTCTTTGTTTGCAGGACGAGAAGCAGAGGATCGAGGCTTTGGGAGGATGTGTGATTTGGTTTGGCACATGGAGGGTCAACGGGAGTCTGTCCGTATCCAGAGCAATAGGTACGTAAAGTTCCTgcagtgcattgtgggaagGCAATACTCTTCGCCTGAAATGTCAAAGTACAAATAAGAAAACTGCCAGGAAGGAGAAGCAGACGTTGCTGCCATCAGTCCAACTCTAAACTTGATTTAAAGATTTTCAGTTAAACTGAAATccagattttctgtttggtcattttgctttttatgttgttgaTGTGAAACAAGCGTCATAAAGAAAAAGCCAGACGTAAACACCGTGTGAAAATTAGGAATATGAAATTMTGAATGCCAGCCCCACACTGAACCCACTTCTCCACAGAAGTTGCAGTCAATGTTGCACAAAAAGCCGTTGCTGTTAGTTGTGTTTTGTTATGAGCCTCCGTTGAGTTATGACGATGCTGTCGACTGAATAACTTCAGAAATCTTCCATAAAcggcggcggccatctttactgctgtAAACGGAGCTCTGCTGTGAGGTCGAAGTTCAGCCGCGtttaatgaacaaataaaaaacctKCTGTCTCATTGGAGCCTGTCGCAAAACAAAAGAGATTATTTTGGCCTTTCAAAATGGAGTTCACAGaaccttttcaaaataaaagtctattttaatggtttaattACCACAAACGGAGCCTCCAGATTTCAGTGCAACTCAACAGGAAACCTGATTATTTGACCTAACATGCGTTAAGCGTTACAGACAATAATCTAACCTGGATGTTTTGACAGGCGACTCGGAGCACAAGCCGTACATCTGTGGGGACGCGGACCACGGCATCTTCCCATTGGACGGCTCAGAGGACTACCTGATCCTGGCCTGCGACGGGTTCTGGGACACGGTGAGTCCCGACGAGGCGGTGCGCGTCGTCAGCGACCATCTGCAGGAGAACGCCGGTGACACCACCATGGTGGCCCACAAGCTGGTGGCCTCGGCCCGAGACGCAGGCTCCAGCGACAACATAACGGTCATAGTGGTGTTCCTGCGCGACCCGCGCTCCCCGCCGCCCACCAGCACCGAGGACGAAGAGGAGGGCGGGACGGAGGAGccggtggaggaggaggaggccgccgaggtggtggaggaggagcaggaagaagaRGAGGAAGAAGATGAAGCAATGAGAGTAGAGCGAGACGGAGGCGAGGGAGGCAGCGCCGCGGACGTGGGAGGAAAAAGCCGCGGCGGCTGGCCGCTGCAGCAGTGCTCGGCTCCAGCGGACCTCGCCTATGAAGACCGGACGGACTCATTCACGGACAGAACCAGCCTCAGCTTGTTGGGGCCGTCACTGGAGAGCCACATCAGCCCCAGCAGCTACCGGGGACCGCGCCCTCTGAGACGCAGGCCGCGCTTCCTGTTCCAGCAGCCCGGCGCCGCCGGCTTCACGGACCCACTGTGGCCCCAAATGGCCGCGCTTTTAGGCCCCGCCTGCGGCTTCGCCTGGAGGCGGGGCCACGTCGGCCGCCGATCGGGTCGGAGGTGGCCGAGCAGGTCCAAAGAGCTGCTGGGTCTGATACCGTCGGGCCACACGCAGAGTTACGCCCCCTGGAGGCCTGGAGTGGCAGTGCCTCACCTGCCCTATGACGCTGCCATCTKAAGGGAGGCGGCGCTCTCTGCTGACTCCTAGTGGCGTTTCTGAGTAACGCCGTCTCTCAAGAGcaagcactgattggctaatcCCACTGCAGAAATGTGTCcaaaatcatcatcattatgAAAAAGTTGAGCAACAAAATAAGAAGCTGAGAGTTCAACttcttttcagaataaaagaagTTTATTCTAACTCTAACCCTAcatcatgtatttttaaaatatttttgtttttaactattTGTCTTAGTCTCATTATTTCAGGAACCAAATcggattttgttttaaagtatcAACATTCATCCCTTCCTACttataaatgtctgaaaaaaagcTACTGTTTGCTACTAAAACagatgctcttattttgaaatgtaagcAGACTTTCTCTGTTAAAGGCACTATGTAGACCAACTAATGGCGCTAATGCTAACACAAAATGTCCGCCGTTATCCTATCGAAGTGCTTAAACTGTAACTAATCCCAAAGTTTGTTCTGGGTTACAACAGCAAGTCTGTGTaactaagaaaataaaggaCAGCTTGATGCCAAAGACGTCAGCtagtgatatttaaaaagtaacatgTAGTCACAGATGTTAATTTGGTCCAATCAGGTGTGGCTCTTGAGAAAcacgttgctatggaaacgctGCTTCCTTCACCTGCAGAGCCTCCCGTCTGTCTGAAGGTTCAGCCAAAACAAACCGTTTTGTGGTTCTTCACTTCTCCCCTTTGCCTTCAACCACATATTTCTTTGATAGTAAGTAGTCGTGGCTCCTGCAGTCGTTATGTGATAATCAGTCGATGTTAGAGGACCGGTACTCTGTCCAAAGTTGAAACATTTCTCACTGTAAGCCGAACACAAGCCTGCTGCCGCTTTAGACCCAAACATCCTGTCTGTGGCCACTGGTCAGCCGGTATGAAGCCAGAGCTCCAAATGCTGGACAGTCGGATGTATTCACAGGTTGAATGTGACGTAAATGTGTAGAACTACCTGCATGTGGAGCAGAGCGGCTACTGCAGACAACACAAATAAAGTCGGAGCTGTCTCACTTCAGGAAAACTCCAACACCTGTTACTAGTTTAGTTAGAGCTYAGTTCTGTTTGGGCTGTGAAAGCCTcaagtgattaaaaatataaacttccattcatttatttctgtgccTCTGTAGAGAgaagtgatttattttgaaagcagctGATATGAACTCATTTAGTTTGGCATTcagaaatgtaataatttagtGTATTTCATCACACTCACGTTTTTAAAGACCTACATGTTGTAACCATGGCGACTACTTTTTCATTGTTGAcactttcacaaaaacaaaacatatccAGGAAGTATTCGCATGTCTACGTGTTGCAGGGAGAAACTTTC encodes the following:
- the ppm1e gene encoding protein phosphatase 1E — protein: MMAGAAAEEKTFRRFLELFVREMKLPLQEGDPVPMRPLSDLVTEDEVEGECLDLCLQHLYKYNCPCSLAAALARATADSLLQSDLSIQNLNKAVEDGADPLPQMESVKMARLVFNRLFEICCLWQKELPFRRRPQPYYETSIHAIKNMRRKMEDKHIIIPDFNTLFNIQDQEEQAFFAVFDGHGGVDAAIYAANHLHVNLFHQESFSQDPNDALCRAFKLTDERFVKKASREHLRCGTTGVVTFLRGRTLHVAWLGDSQVILVRRGQVVELMKPHKPDREDEKQRIEALGGCVIWFGTWRVNGSLSVSRAIGDSEHKPYICGDADHGIFPLDGSEDYLILACDGFWDTVSPDEAVRVVSDHLQENAGDTTMVAHKLVASARDAGSSDNITVIVVFLRDPRSPPPTSTEDEEEGGTEEPVEEEEAAEVVEEEQEEEEEEDEAMRVERDGGEGGSAADVGGKSRGGWPLQQCSAPADLAYEDRTDSFTDRTSLSLLGPSLESHISPSSYRGPRPLRRRPRFLFQQPGAAGFTDPLWPQMAALLGPACGFAWRRGHVGRRSGRRWPSRSKELLGLIPSGHTQSYAPWRPGVAVPHLPYDAAIXREAALSADS